GCACGAGTCCGCTCATAGTTGGCCTGTCGGTCGGCCACGTTTGCCGATATTAAAGAAGTGTCCGCGTGATGCGCTTTCTCGGAGGTGGCACGGGCGCGAGCGTATTCCGCCCTTGCATCCGCAAGGTTTGCCTCCGCGCCTGCGACGGCGCTGCCGGTTACTCCGGCAGTGAGGGGAACATCACTTAGGGAAGAGGCAGCTTGCGCCTGCGCAACTTTGAGAGCAGCTAAGGCCTGATCCACACGAACTTGTGCGTCGCGCGGATCAATGCGGGCGATCACCGCTCCCTTATGGACAATCTGGTTGTCATCCACCAGGAGTTCGCTGATATAGCCGCTGATCTTTGGAGACACCGGGACAAGTCGACCGTCCACTTGAGCATCGTCGGTGCTGACTTGGCCATGCGTGAAGATAAGGTAGAGTCCCAATACACCAAGCAGCAGTACTGGCATCGCGAAAACAAGGGTGCGTCGGCCTCGGAATAGGCGAGGCATCTTAGACGAAGCAGCGGTAGATGTTGTTGACATTCGAATCGTCCTCTTGGACAGCATCGTCGCTGTCTAGAAGAACGATAAGTCTTAGGCGTTAATTACAAAATGGTCTCGCGGTAAATGTATACTTGCGTTCTATGCAATCCACCGATATGAACCTACTACTTGCGCTGGATGTTCTATTGAGGGAAGAGAGCGTGACCATCGCAGGAGAAAGGATGGGCTTGAGCGCCCCGGCGATGAGCCGAACGCTCTTACGGGCCCGCAAGCTAATGGGCGATCCGATTCTTGTTCGGGCAGGCAGGCGCCTTGTACCTACGCCCAAAGCGCTTGAGTTGAAAGCACGCATCCAGGCTTTAGCAGATGAGGCCCGTTCCATCGTCCACTCAGGACCGACTGCCTCACTTGCCGACATGAGACGAACTTTTACTATTCGTGCCGACGAATCATTCGCGGGCGCGTTCGCAACCAAAATCTTGGATCGGCTAAATGAAAAGGCTCCGCAGATGAATGTGCGCTTCCTCGCTAGACCAGACGAAAGTGTAGAACCGTTACGCGAAGGAAGCGTCGACCTCGACATCGTCTCAAGGAGTATGGCTGGACCCGAGATCAAGGTGCAGATGCTAGATCAAGTGAAGTTCGTCGGTGCGGTGAGGGCTGGCCATGTTCTTGCGCGAGAAAAGATTACAGCCGCGAAGTTCGCTTGTCACAAACACATCTCCTCGGGTCGGATGGGCAAACCGCGAGGTCCGATCGATTTTGAACTTGAAAAACTAGGCTTGAGTAGAACGATCGGCCTTTGGGTTCCGTCGTTCTTTTCAGCTTTAGTAGCAGCTGCAACCTCGGATTTGGTCGCCGCTGTGCCACGATACTTTACTTCTTCTGCAGTTTCGCTGTTTGGACTCCATACCTTCCGCATACCCTTAAACCTGGAACCCGTTACGATCTTTCAGGTATGGCACCCGCGATCAGATGCCGATCCTGCGCATCGACTCCTTCGCGAATGTGTTCGCGGCGCCTTCAAGGAAAAGAGCCTCGCCTTTGGGAGATAGGGCAGCCGAAGCACAGTCATCAGAGCAATCGCCACTTTGGGACGAAGATACATTGGCCAGAAACATAATGGTCTGCTCGCGAACCCCGCCTCCGGGTATCAAACCGGCTATCTTAACGGAAATTGACTCTCAAACACTTGGGTCTTCATCGATGATTTTCAATACGCCGCACACACGGCTTCAGGGTGCCCCTCCGGCGTTTGTCGAACCAGCCACTGCTCCGAACCTCCAGGATGCGCGCGCATGGTGTAAGGCGCTCGCAGAGTCGCATTACGAAAACTTTCACGTCACCACTTGGCTTCTGGCTACAAGGATTCGCGTCCACCTTTCTTCGATCTATGCCTATTGCCGTGTGTCCGATGATCTCTCGGACGAGGCAGGCGATCCGCTTTTGGCCCTTAGTCTTCTCGACGAGTGGGAACAGATGCTTCACGAGATTTATGATTCTCCAGCCTCCGTGAGGCATCCCGTCCTCATTGCACTTGCTGAGACCATCCATGCGTGTGGTATTCCGCGTGAACCGTTTATCCATCTTCTCGTCAGCTTCCGGAGTGACCAGGCCTCCTAGGGTATAAAGCGCTCGAAAATCTAGCCGCCTATTCCGACAGTTCCGCGAATCCAGTAGGCCGTCTCGTTCTGTACGTCTCCGGGTATCGAGACCCAGAATTATTAGCTCTGTCAGACAAGATTTGCACGGGATTGCAATATGCCAACATGTGGCAGGACGTCGGTGCCGATTTCACGGAACGTGGGCGCATCTATCTTCCTCAAGACGAGATGCGACGTTTTGGCGTTACGGAAACACAGATCCAAGTCGGGGAGTTTACCCCGGCCTATCGAGAACTGCTTCGCGATCTCACGGGAAGAACACGCGTTCTCTTCGCTGCTGGAAGGCCCATCGAGAACCGCGTTGACTCAGATCTTGCATCCACCCTTCGACTTTTCCGTTGTGGAGGTGAGGCGATTCTGGACGCCATCGAAGCAATAGATTTCAACACTCTCAACAAACGGCCGATTGTTACCAGGGCCACAAGGCTAGGTCTGCTCAGTGGGACTCTGATCAATAGGTTAGCGGCAGCACTTCGCTACAAAGGAGTGACTGCCTAATGATTAAGGACAATTTTCAACTTGTCAGCCTCTCTCCCTATGACCGGCTGCCCCAAGTTTCCAATATCCAGCAGCATGAAGCGCCGAACGGCTCAGTCCTAATTCCGTAAGGAGATATTTGCGGATCGTACGCACCATCGAAGACTCTCCGGCGAGCCAAATCTGACAATCCTCGACCTGGAGATTTGCTCGCCGAACTTCCTGCTCAAGCTGACCTGTGGTGCCCGGAGAACGATCATGCGCGTGCAGCCAGTTCACTGTAAGATTCGCTCGCGTGGAAAGAAGCTGCTCGTCGGCTGCGTCAGCTACCTCGATAAAAGCGCTAGCGTCCACACTCTCTGGAAGGGTCGCGAGAATCTCGTTCGCCGCAGGCAGAAAACTGGGGTCTCCAATGAGAACATACCGATGCTTGCCAAGGTCTACGTCAAAACTAGGGCGGGGTTTGGAGAGGTGCAGAATGTCTCCTGCACGAGCACGCAGTGCCCAGCCTGAGGCGCATCCAAGATCGCCATGAAGGGCGAAATCTATGGCCATCGTGCCCTTCTCCGCATCGAATGCTCGTATGGTGTAAGCCCTGTTTTGCTGCTTGTTTCCGGCAGTGGCAGGAAAGAGGATGCTGAGCCACTGACCTGGCTGCTTAACCTCTAGCCGTCGGAATTTCTCATGCGAGAGAGTTACTCGCCGCATGTGCGGAGTGATGTCTTCAATGCCGATTACAGTGGCTGGAATCATCAAGCCCTTCAATAAATCGAGAAGCATAGTACGTGTCTCCTTTGCTTATGCTGTCTGTCAGTGCCTCCGCGCGGCACTTCGCCAAATGACAATCACTTAAAGCACTTATCAGCCGCAGCTAAAGCACTTATCAGCCGCATATGCGACCGATTCAGTCTGTGTTTAGAATAGCCATAGGCAGTCTAGCGTGCTCCGCGTAATCCGACGCGCTCTACTTCAAAACGGTCATGGCAAAACGGCGTTCGCCTCATTTCGTATCTCTGAAGCATGTGCCCCGCTCGCTAGCGGCGATCGCCCATTCTTCCCTTGCTGGAGCAAAGGGTCCGTGGCACACCCACGATCGAGCGCAGTTCATCTATGCAGCATCCGGCTCGATGAAAGTGAACACCGACCTGGGCTGCTGGATCATTCCTCCCCAGCGGGCCGTCTGGATGCCTGCTGACTATCCTCATCAAGTAACCATGATTGGCGCGGTTGAACTCCGGACGGTTTACATCCGGGAGGACCTCTGCCCGTCCCCTGCTCCGAATGTGCCGCGAATGCTTGGGGTTTCTGCATTCCTCAGAGAACTGGTCTTGCGGCTGATGGAAATGCCAGTCGAATATGACGAGAGTGGTCAGGACGGTCAGATCGTCAAGACCTTCTCGGGCGAGATCGACTGGACTCCACTCCACCCCGTGAGCCTGCCACCGCTGCATGATCAGCGTTTGCGGGTTGTGGAAGCGGCGTTAACCAAGAACGCCGGCAGCACGCGGACGCTGGAAGATTGGGCAACACGGCTCGATTGCTCTCCGCGAACTCTGGCTAGACTCTTCCTGAAGGAAACGGGACTCTCCTTTCATACGTGGAGAGATCAGATCCGCACCTTCGCGGCACTTCCGATGATGGCAAACGATAGACCGCTTTCAGAGATCGCAGATGAACTCGGCTATGAAACAGCCTGGGCTTTCACTGCCATGTTCAAGCGAGTCACGGGTCAATTGCCGAGCCGCTATTTCTCATCCCACTAAGCAATACATCATTTCCGCTGTGGCAATTCGCCGCGTAAACATATAGCGCAGAGAAGTGCCCCTTAATAACTGCCGTCTCGCCGTCCGAAAAATCTTGCACTAACCGTTTAGCACATCGGCTTTCGCGCTCATTCTGGTCCGTCCGATAACTGTGATGTCCGATTGGCCGTAGGCACTGTCCAGTGTCACGGAGCATGCCAAATCTTTCCTCGCTAATCTAATCCAGACCCATTCAGTCGTATATCGCATCTGCGATGGATCGGAGCAGCGGAGTGCCAAATCGAACTTTTCAGGATACGTGTTCAGTGCCGTCCTCGGACAGCGTACTGATCCCGCCGCGCTGGGTCGTGCAAATTCGTACGAAGCGAGTCACTACAGACGAACTGCGGGACATGTTGGTCCGGAATCCAAGCGATGCAGCGCGATGGATCGAGACTGCCGCGAAAGCGGAAATGGTGGCAGCTCAGATTGTATGGGGTCAATTGCTGCTCGACGGGCGTGGCGTCGAACGCGATCCTACAGCCGCATTCGGCTGGTTCCAAAAAGCTGCCGCACAGGGCAATGTCGAAGCGCGCAACATGGTTGGGCGCTGTTACGAGCAGGGTTGGGGCGTTGCCGTCGATTTCAACCGGGCGACCGAGTTGTTCGAGAACGCCGCCGTGGCAGGCTATGCGTGGGGGCAAGTCAATTTCGCCCAGATGTTGATGCGCAAGGGTGACGCCGCAAACCGCCCACGATGCTTTGCGTTGTTCAAGGCGGCAGCCGAAAGTGGAACGAGCAAAGTAAATCTTAAGGCGATGAACTCGCTGGCTCGCTTCCTCGAAGAAGGATGGGCGGGACCGCGTGATCTGGCCGGTGCGGCATTTTGGTATCTCAAGGCGGCGCAGCTTGGCGATCACTGGGCGCAATACAATCTCGCCACCATCTTCTTCAGCCAGGGCCATCACAAAACGGCGGACGAACTGATTCGGAACGCCATCGCGATCAGCGATAACGGGTTTCGTCGGCGCATTGCGCCTCTCCTCTTGGAGCGACCGGAACTAATGCTTCGCCAACTTGGCCTAAACGCACTGGAGCGCTGTGCTGCAGGCAACGTGCCAGAAGATCTTTACGCTTATGGGCTGGCCCTCGATCAGGGCGTTGCGGGTCCCCGCGATTCGCACAAAGCTATCAGGCTGTTCAAGGCAGCGGCGGCCAAGGGAGATGCGCTTGCGTGCGCGCGGCTGAGGCCGCAAGCGCGCATGGCGCGGTTTTGGCTTCAGCTGCATACACACATCCGCCTCGTCACGACGCGTGTTGCCATTTCCATGTTCCACAACACCAATCCCTCCAAGGAGATTTCATGAAAGCGATCCAAACCTTGCGACCGGTCTTGTCCGGCCTTGCTGCCTCTGCCAGTCTCGCCAGCCTCGGCGGTGGTGTTCTGTTCGTCGCTCCGGAACGGGCCGATGCCCAGGGCACCCAGCCTTCGCAGAGTCATCTCTCGTCAACGGTTCGCCGGTTCGATATCCCCCCGGGGCCGCTGAGCGATGTCGTGAGCGCCCTCGAGCGCGAAACGGGCATTCATATAACGCTTGCGATCCATTCGATCGGATCGATTCACTCCCCGGGCGTCTCCGGCAGCTTCACCGCCGAACAAGCGCTCCATGCGATGTTGGCCGACACCGGCATTCGGGTTCGCGTCACATCGCCGACGATGGCTGTCGTGGAACTTGTTCCCGCAAGCGAGACCGTGGAGGTCACTGCCTCCACCAACGCGCTACAGACCACGACGGATGTCGGCCGCCTCCCCGACACTTTACAAAGCACGCCACAAACAATCACCTCGATCTCGCAGGTGATGATCGAACAACAGCAGGCGACAACGGTCGACCAAGTTTTGCAGTACGTGCCTGGTATCACGGTCGCCACCGGCGAGGGTAACGGCGGAATCAGCGGCGATCAGTTCCGCATCCGTGGCTTCGACGCCTCCGGCGACATCTATGTTGATGGCCTGCGCGACTTCGGTTCCTACGTCCGCGACAGCTTCGCCACAGAGAACGTCATGGTCATCAAGGGGCCGGCCTCCGAGAGCTTCGGCAATGGCACCACAGGTGGCGTGATCGAGCTCGACAGCAAGAAAGCGCATCTCGGCAATGCATCTTCGTACGAAGTAACCGGCGGCACAGGTCCGTATGGGCGCGGCGTGTTCGACATCAATCGACAGCTGAACGACACGACGGCGGCGCGCATCGTTGCCATGGGCAACGGTCAGGACGTGGTGGATCGTGACCACGTGTACTCGAACCGCTGGGGCGTTCTCGCCTCCGTAGGATTCGGTCTCGGAACCGACCAGACAGTCGTCGTGGATTATTTCCACCAACACAGCGATCAACGACCCGATTTCGGCGTGCCGATGAACAGCGGGGTGACAGGCGTCGTCGGTGTACCGGTCACGGAACTGGGTGTATCTCGTAAAAACTATTATGGCCGCGAGAGCGATCGTGATCTGATGGACGCCGATGTCGCCACAATCCTTTACAAGGGGCATTTCGGCGACTGGCTAACCCTCACGAACGATACGCGCGTCGGTCATTACACGCGCGATCTTAGATTTACTCCGAGCTTGTGCCTCGACGTCTCACCGCTTCTCTCTTATCTTTATGGCATCCCGGCGGGAACCTGCGCCACCGATGTGTCGAAGGGCAACCTCAACACCAACTATGTGATCTGGCCGGTCGGCGGCAACACGCCAAAAAGTTCCGGCGCCGAGAACGTCACCACGGCGCTCGTGCGGTTCCATACGCTTGGCATGCGACATGAATTGGTCGCGGGTGTCGATGAATATTATCAACACGCCAGCATGAAATTTTATACGCCCAGTGGAACTGAAACACCGGGGACATTGCTCAACCCTATTTATCAGAACTCGCCGGGATTCTCTCTGGTCTTAGCATCCACGGGTACGAACTCGAGAAGCTGGGATGTTGGTCCTTTCATCAGCGACCGGGTCTGGTTGACGCATCAACTATCTGTTTCTGGCGGCGTACGGTGGGATCATTACAGCGTCCGCGGGAACGCATCGGGGACGATATTCAACGCGCCCTCGCAGTTCGCCAGCCCCAAGGCGTCCTTACTCTGGGAGCCGACACTACATCAAACCTATTACTTCAATTTCGCGCGCTCGGTTACACCGTCGGGCAACAACATCACGTCGCTCAGTACGACCTCATCCATCCTTTCGGCGCAGAGTCAACCCAACCTCAAGCCGCAAGGATCCAATCTTTACGAGGTCGGCGGCAAGTGGAGCCTTTTGCAAGATCGCCTCGGAGCCACGGCAGCCCTGTACCGTCTCGAAAAAAATAATACGGCCTACACGGATGCCATAACGGGCATACAAACCACGACCGGTGACGTGGACCGCGTGCAAGGCATCGAGCTGGGACTGACCGGGAAGATCACGCGCGCCTGGGATACGCAGGCCTCCTACAGCTTGATGGACAACAAGATTGTCTACTCTGCAATCAGCGCCTTCACGCCAGTATCCGCTATCGGCAATAGGGTTCCTTATGTCTCCAAAAATGGCATCGCTCTGTGGACCACCTATGATGTGGCGACGCTGATTCCATCGCTTCACGGTCATCTGCTCGGTGGTGGCGGCTTCAACTTCCGCTCCGATTATTTTGTGGACAACGCCAATTCGTTACACATTCCCACCGCAACGACTGCCACAGCGATGCTGTCCTATGACCTCGAGCGCTATCATCTCGGGCTCAACGTGAACAACTTGACCAACACACTGGCCTACAACTCTGCCTTCGGCAATGGCTACGCCACTCCGGTAGCGGGACGGACGTTCCTGTTCACCTTTGGCCTCCGCCTCGCCTCTCCCCGCAAGCATGGAGGTTTCTGATCCCATGCTGATAGAAATGCCACAGATACTGTCGCAGGACGAAGTCGCAACCATCCGCAGCCTGATGGAGGCTGCGGAGATGGTCGACGGTAAAGCCACGGCCGGCGAGCTGGCGGCGAAGGCCAAACACAACCTGCAACTTCCGGAGGGTTCTGCAACCGCGCGGCAGGCCGGCGACATCATCCTTCGCGCGTTGGGCCGCAACCCACTGTTCAACAGCGCTGCGTTACCATTTCGCGTATTGCCGCCGCTGTTCAATCGCTACGACGCGGGCATGAAATTCGATTCCCATGTCGATGGCGCTATACGCGCGGTCCCAGGCGCCGGCATCCGCATGCGTGCTGACCTTTCTTCGACTCTATTTCTCACACCGCCGGATGATTATGATGGCGGCGAGCTGGTGATCGAGGACACCTACGGTGAGCATGCCGTGAAGCTGCCCGCAGGCCACATGGTCCTCTATCCAGCAAGCAGCCTGCACCGCGTCAATCCGATCACGCGTGGGTCGCGCTGGTCCTCTTTCTTTTGGACCCAGTCGATGATCAAGGACGACGGCTTGCGCGTACTGATGTACGACCTCGACCGTGCCA
This genomic stretch from Terriglobus saanensis SP1PR4 harbors:
- a CDS encoding LysR substrate-binding domain-containing protein, whose translation is MQSTDMNLLLALDVLLREESVTIAGERMGLSAPAMSRTLLRARKLMGDPILVRAGRRLVPTPKALELKARIQALADEARSIVHSGPTASLADMRRTFTIRADESFAGAFATKILDRLNEKAPQMNVRFLARPDESVEPLREGSVDLDIVSRSMAGPEIKVQMLDQVKFVGAVRAGHVLAREKITAAKFACHKHISSGRMGKPRGPIDFELEKLGLSRTIGLWVPSFFSALVAAATSDLVAAVPRYFTSSAVSLFGLHTFRIPLNLEPVTIFQVWHPRSDADPAHRLLRECVRGAFKEKSLAFGR
- a CDS encoding phytoene/squalene synthase family protein; this encodes MIFNTPHTRLQGAPPAFVEPATAPNLQDARAWCKALAESHYENFHVTTWLLATRIRVHLSSIYAYCRVSDDLSDEAGDPLLALSLLDEWEQMLHEIYDSPASVRHPVLIALAETIHACGIPREPFIHLLVSFRSDQAS
- a CDS encoding tetratricopeptide repeat protein, encoding MPSSDSVLIPPRWVVQIRTKRVTTDELRDMLVRNPSDAARWIETAAKAEMVAAQIVWGQLLLDGRGVERDPTAAFGWFQKAAAQGNVEARNMVGRCYEQGWGVAVDFNRATELFENAAVAGYAWGQVNFAQMLMRKGDAANRPRCFALFKAAAESGTSKVNLKAMNSLARFLEEGWAGPRDLAGAAFWYLKAAQLGDHWAQYNLATIFFSQGHHKTADELIRNAIAISDNGFRRRIAPLLLERPELMLRQLGLNALERCAAGNVPEDLYAYGLALDQGVAGPRDSHKAIRLFKAAAAKGDALACARLRPQARMARFWLQLHTHIRLVTTRVAISMFHNTNPSKEIS
- a CDS encoding AraC family transcriptional regulator is translated as MAKRRSPHFVSLKHVPRSLAAIAHSSLAGAKGPWHTHDRAQFIYAASGSMKVNTDLGCWIIPPQRAVWMPADYPHQVTMIGAVELRTVYIREDLCPSPAPNVPRMLGVSAFLRELVLRLMEMPVEYDESGQDGQIVKTFSGEIDWTPLHPVSLPPLHDQRLRVVEAALTKNAGSTRTLEDWATRLDCSPRTLARLFLKETGLSFHTWRDQIRTFAALPMMANDRPLSEIADELGYETAWAFTAMFKRVTGQLPSRYFSSH
- a CDS encoding TonB-dependent receptor — its product is MKAIQTLRPVLSGLAASASLASLGGGVLFVAPERADAQGTQPSQSHLSSTVRRFDIPPGPLSDVVSALERETGIHITLAIHSIGSIHSPGVSGSFTAEQALHAMLADTGIRVRVTSPTMAVVELVPASETVEVTASTNALQTTTDVGRLPDTLQSTPQTITSISQVMIEQQQATTVDQVLQYVPGITVATGEGNGGISGDQFRIRGFDASGDIYVDGLRDFGSYVRDSFATENVMVIKGPASESFGNGTTGGVIELDSKKAHLGNASSYEVTGGTGPYGRGVFDINRQLNDTTAARIVAMGNGQDVVDRDHVYSNRWGVLASVGFGLGTDQTVVVDYFHQHSDQRPDFGVPMNSGVTGVVGVPVTELGVSRKNYYGRESDRDLMDADVATILYKGHFGDWLTLTNDTRVGHYTRDLRFTPSLCLDVSPLLSYLYGIPAGTCATDVSKGNLNTNYVIWPVGGNTPKSSGAENVTTALVRFHTLGMRHELVAGVDEYYQHASMKFYTPSGTETPGTLLNPIYQNSPGFSLVLASTGTNSRSWDVGPFISDRVWLTHQLSVSGGVRWDHYSVRGNASGTIFNAPSQFASPKASLLWEPTLHQTYYFNFARSVTPSGNNITSLSTTSSILSAQSQPNLKPQGSNLYEVGGKWSLLQDRLGATAALYRLEKNNTAYTDAITGIQTTTGDVDRVQGIELGLTGKITRAWDTQASYSLMDNKIVYSAISAFTPVSAIGNRVPYVSKNGIALWTTYDVATLIPSLHGHLLGGGGFNFRSDYFVDNANSLHIPTATTATAMLSYDLERYHLGLNVNNLTNTLAYNSAFGNGYATPVAGRTFLFTFGLRLASPRKHGGF
- a CDS encoding Fe2+-dependent dioxygenase — protein: MLIEMPQILSQDEVATIRSLMEAAEMVDGKATAGELAAKAKHNLQLPEGSATARQAGDIILRALGRNPLFNSAALPFRVLPPLFNRYDAGMKFDSHVDGAIRAVPGAGIRMRADLSSTLFLTPPDDYDGGELVIEDTYGEHAVKLPAGHMVLYPASSLHRVNPITRGSRWSSFFWTQSMIKDDGLRVLMYDLDRAIIEVRQSLNGDSHGTLALTGVYHNLLRREAEL
- a CDS encoding siderophore-interacting protein, with product MLLDLLKGLMIPATVIGIEDITPHMRRVTLSHEKFRRLEVKQPGQWLSILFPATAGNKQQNRAYTIRAFDAEKGTMAIDFALHGDLGCASGWALRARAGDILHLSKPRPSFDVDLGKHRYVLIGDPSFLPAANEILATLPESVDASAFIEVADAADEQLLSTRANLTVNWLHAHDRSPGTTGQLEQEVRRANLQVEDCQIWLAGESSMVRTIRKYLLTELGLSRSALHAAGYWKLGAAGHRERG
- a CDS encoding squalene/phytoene synthase family protein, yielding MYVSGYRDPELLALSDKICTGLQYANMWQDVGADFTERGRIYLPQDEMRRFGVTETQIQVGEFTPAYRELLRDLTGRTRVLFAAGRPIENRVDSDLASTLRLFRCGGEAILDAIEAIDFNTLNKRPIVTRATRLGLLSGTLINRLAAALRYKGVTA